From one Montipora capricornis isolate CH-2021 chromosome 10, ASM3666992v2, whole genome shotgun sequence genomic stretch:
- the LOC138020330 gene encoding uncharacterized protein, whose protein sequence is MLPYLAASGHNLYVKCARLYLQSMSDLRTDRPDVCRAFTSGLHVARRSDRFWAGLSIDLVIEQVLMRSLKTGGGLTRGRGLTEQQRLIWLLSMPACAETNHIMQELTGVQFNSGEQNKDMSKARQIRDMKDTVTILRALAAHNPFSLDTNNNLRNIMNGVNADSNANADTAKSVGEKILSSMNGKLATDYSFKRDAQAVTMASKSSVKIADDQVQVDPQLLFQRLIIACDNSQLEELFQYELYTYPTALFDSPFMLRQPQKPALADALWAKLTPEAKTQPEGKVQHVLDGGALLHRVPWPRGSPTYKVVCDLYCTYVLKKYGRAIVVFDGYNEMSAKAMTQQRRASGKAASTVTFTESMSVTLKKDIFLSNPKKKQRFLSMLSKVLQNVGCITQHANGDADLLIVKTAVESARTSTTVLVGDDTDLLVLLCYHSSNDGYDLYFRPEPKENARGARVWHMKKVKDQPGEEVCRDLLFLHAITGCDTTSRLYGVGKATALKKLDNVLHFKEQANVFSCHSTVSDVVNAGEKALVSHFGGKLGVCLNALRYQRYFEKLASKTSHIEPQNLPPTAAAARFHSLPVYLQVKQWQGEGSGMSMEDWGWKVTNDQVFPVATDLPPAPESLLQLIRCNCSSDCSSMRCICRKNGMQCSPACGQCKGSSCTNSSNTVDYESEDSEA, encoded by the coding sequence ATGCTGCCATATCTCGCTGCGTCAGGCCACAACTTGTACGTGAAGTGTGCTCGACTATACCTACAGTCGATGAGCGATCTCCGAACGGACCGCCCGGATGTCTGCCGAGCCTTCACTTCGGGTCTTCACGTAGCAAGAAGAAGTGATCGATTTTGGGCTGGATTATCGATAGACCTAGTCATCGAACAGGTCCTTATGAGAAGTCTGAAGACCGGTGGAGGCTTGACCAGAGGGAGGGGCCTAACGGAACAGCAACGTCTCATCTGGTTGTTATCAATGCCTGCGTGTGCCGAAACAAACCACATCATGCAAGAGCTGACGGGAGTTCAGTTCAACTCTGGAGAACAGAACAAAGACATGTCTAAGGCAAGACAGATAAGAGATATGAAGGACACAGTGACCATCCTCAGAGCACTGGCTGCCCACAACCCTTTCTCTCTCGACACTAACAATAACCTAAGAAACATCATGAACGGTGTAAATGCCGATAGTAATGCCAATGCTGACACAGCCAAGAGTGTCGGGGAGAAGATTCTTTCGTCGATGAATGGGAAGTTAGCCACAGATTACTCATTCAAACGAGACGCCCAGGCAGTCACTATGGCATCAAAGTCCTCCGTGAAGATTGCCGATGACCAAGTACAAGTTGACCCTCAACTTTTATTTCAGCGCCTCATTATCGCCTGTGATAATTCCCAACTTGAAGAATTATTTCAGTACGAGCTCTACACATATCCCACAGCTCTTTTCGATTCCCCATTCATGTTAAGGCAGCCACAAAAGCCAGCGCTAGCAGATGCACTATGGGCAAAGCTTACGCCGGAGGCCAAGACGCAGCCTGAGGGGAAAGTACAGCACGTGCTGGACGGAGGTGCTCTTCTCCATCGAGTCCCATGGCCAAGAGGTTCTCCGACTTACAAAGTAGTGTGCGACTTGTATTGCACCTATGTGCTAAAGAAATACGGAAGAGCAATAGTGGTGTTTGACGGGTACAACGAAATGTCAGCTAAAGCTATGACGCAGCAGAGGCGCGCATCAGGGAAGGCTGCTTCCACTGTCACCTTTACAGAAAGCATGTCTGTAACGTTGAAGAAGGATATATTTCTCTCGAATCCCAAGAAAAAACAACGCTTTCTGTCAATGCTAAGTAAGGTCCTCCAGAATGTAGGATGCATAACACAGCACGCAAATGGTGACGCTGACCTTCTTATAGTCAAAACCGCTGTAGAGTCTGCCCGAACGAGTACAACGGTTCTAGTTGGGGATGACACAGATTTGCTAGTTCTTCTGTGTTACCATTCTTCCAATGATGGATATGACCTCTACTTCAGACCAGAACCAAAGGAAAATGCGAGAGGTGCGCGCGTCTGGCATATGAAGAAAGTCAAAGACCAGCCGGGCGAGGAAGTTTGCAGAGATCTACTTTTTCTTCACGCCATCACCGGATGCGACACGACATCACGCCTCTATGGAGTTGGCAAGGCAACAGCCCTGAAGAAATTAGATAATGTACTACACTTCAAGGAACAAGCTAACGTCTTCAGCTGTCATTCTACTGTTTCCGACGTTGTCAATGCAGGTGAAAAAGCACTTGTATCACACTTTGGTGGCAAACTAGGGGTATGTCTTAACGCTCTCAGATATCAGCGTTACTTTGAAAAACTTGCAAGCAAGACGTCTCACATTGAGCCACAGAATCTGCCTCCAACAGCAGCAGCTGCCCGATTTCACAGCCTGCCCGTCTACCTACAGGTAAAACAGTGGCAGGGAGAAGGTTCTGGCATGTCAATGGAAGACTGGGGGTGGAAAGTCACTAATGATCAAGTATTTCCTGTTGCAACGGACTTGCCGCCTGCCCCAGAATCGCTTCTTCAGTTAATCAGATGCAACTGTTCTTCTGACTGTAGCAGTATGAGGTGCATTTGTCGAAAGAATGGTATGCAATGTTCCCCCGCCTGTGGACAATGCAAAGGATCTTCGTGCACGAATTCTTCGAACACTGTAGATTACGAAAGTGAAGATTCGGAAGCCTAG
- the LOC138020331 gene encoding ATP-dependent DNA helicase RecQ-like, protein MPEELDVVFEAALQKALNFLSERGFNRELRQEQKSSVKQLFTGGDLLAVLPTGFGKSLIFQLLALVNDDHVVLVICPLKSIVNDQIKEASSMGISAGSLSDCLQTDIVSGKYRLLFASAEEALAKSFLEALKREGNSLHDNLAAIVVDESHTVETWTEKRSKKTSTAFRESFGKLGSLRSFCRKGTPVAALTGTADERTRKTIQESLALKANLLTVYVSPNRENLRFSVKKVKKEQQLEELHWLIELIKQHAKDTPKTLIFCNTLNEIAQVTNYLLSKLGPHAYNQQNKVPQNCFLGVYHSNSWDSNKERISNSLKARNGSIKRVVVATTALCMGVNFPDIRYIITWGAARSLLDFHQEAGRAGRDGVQSHVVVLYHGQQVGPCEKEVKQFLKTNGCLRVGAYQSLDKNVKSFSPLHNCCSFCATVCKCNGHSCNAEALPFEAEASPPEETVNRRTREVTSRDRRDLENALKEVVTSIEIQGLSIDNTSSHGFSEQLISDVVSKCSDIFTIEDVLSNFPVFSVGAALHILEILQEIFLDIPNLEEMLALFSFSLDFSHHNWFNLEDLTFTDSGDEIYLSCEETPLPTPTVF, encoded by the exons ATGCCGGAAGAGCTGGATGTTGTGTTCGAAGCTGCTTtacaaaaagcattaaattttcTCTCGGAACGGGGATTTAATCGCGAGCTTCGACAAGAGCAAAAGTCTTCtgtaaaacaactattcactggagGAGATTTACTTGCTGTTCTCCCCACAGGATTTGGAAAAAGCTTGATTTTTCAACTCTTAGCACTTGTAAACGACGACCATGTTGTCCTTGTAATTTGTCCATTGAAAAGTATTGTAAACGATCAAATCAAGGAGGCCTCTTCGATGGGGATTTCGGCTGGCTCGTTGTCTGACTGCCTCCAAACAGATATCGTGAGCGGAAAATACCGTCTGCTTTTTGCTTCTGCTGAAGAAGCACTCGCCAAAAGTTTCCTCGAGGCCCTCAAAAGAGAAGGCAACTCGCTTCACGACAATCTCGCTGCTATTGTGGTGGATGAGTCACACACCGTTGAGACTTGGACTGAAAAAAG GTCGAAGAAAACGTCCACAGCTTTCCGTGAAAGTTTTGGTAAACTTGGCTCCTTACGATCTTTTTGCAGAAAAG GCACTCCAGTTGCTGCCCTCACTGGCACTGCTGATGAGAGGACAAGAAAAACTATCCAAGAAAGCCTTGCACTAAAGGCAAACCTGCTGACAGTGTATGTGAGTCCGAACCGGGAAAATCTTAGATTTTCtgttaaaaaggttaaaaaagaGCAACAACTGGAAGAACTGCATTGGCTCATCGAACTAATAAAACAGCATGCTAAAGACACACCTAAAACTCTCATATTTTGCAACACTCTAAATGAAATTGCACAGGTTACCAATTACTTGTTAAGCAAGTTGGGCCCACATGCATATAACCAACAAAATAAAGTACCACAGAACTGCTTTCTTGGCGTTTATCATTCCAACTCCTGGGACAGCAACAAGGAAAGGATTTCAAATTCACTAAAGGCTAGGAATGGCAGCATTAAGAGAGTAGTTGTTGCAACAACAGCATTGTGCATGGGAGTTAATTTCCCAGATATTCGTTACATCATTACTTGGGGAGCGGCAAGGTCTTTGTTAGATTTCCACCAAGAGGCAGGTCGTGCTGGAAGAGACGGTGTTCAATCTCATGTCGTGGTTCTTTATCATGGTCAGCAAGTTGGACCTTGTGAAAAGGAGGttaaacagtttttaaaaacGAATGGATGCCTACGTGTTGGAGCTTATCAGTCATTAGACAAGAATGTAAAGTCTTTTTCTCCTCTCCATAACTGTTGCTCATTCTGTGCTACTGTTTGCAAATGCAATGGACATTCATGTAATGCAGAGGCACTGCCTTTTGAGGCAGAAGCATCACCTCCTGAGGAGACTGTCAACAGAAGGACAAGAGAAGTAACTTCACGGGATCGTCGAGACCTGGAAAATGCTTTGAAAGAAGTTGTTACAAGTATCGAGATCCAGGGATTGTCCATAGACAATACATCAAGTCATGGTTTCTCTGAACAACTGATAAGCGATGTTGTAAGCAAATGCTCTGACATTTTCACAATTGAGGACGTTCTTAGTAATTTCCCTGTATTTTCGGTTGGTGCTGCTTTGCATATTTTAGAAATCTTGCAGGAAATTTTTTTAGATATTCCTAACTTGGAAGAAATGCTTGCgcttttcagtttttctttagattttagTCACCATAATTGGTTCAACCTGGAAGATCTTACATTTACTGATAGTGGGGATGAAATCTACCTTTCATGTGAAGAAACACCCCTACCTACCCCAACCGTATTCTGA